The following proteins are co-located in the Lacticaseibacillus paracasei subsp. paracasei genome:
- a CDS encoding homoserine O-succinyltransferase → MEKSPLKIGILNVMHDKADTKTRLQHVLTHTDIPVDLHFYYPMTHYAGRTVPEAVSSILDPLDIHEVATMDGFIITGSPIETLEFDQVHYIAEVRTLLKTLSQHVPNQLYLCWGGMVALNYFFGISKLILPHKLFGVYPQTILEPHPLLKGLKNDFKSPHARYAEMDVRGIHADPRLTINATTTKGKLFMVTEPTDTQTFVFSHIEYDRWGLDSEYKREVAAHPEIDYVRAKHYYHHKNDYDHPKFNWKKTQRTIFDNWIQHVADHRNDNH, encoded by the coding sequence TTGGAAAAATCGCCACTCAAGATCGGTATTTTGAACGTCATGCATGATAAGGCTGACACCAAAACTCGGCTACAGCATGTTTTGACGCACACTGACATACCGGTCGATTTGCATTTTTACTACCCCATGACCCATTACGCCGGACGGACGGTGCCGGAAGCGGTCAGTTCAATCCTCGATCCGCTGGACATTCATGAGGTGGCGACGATGGATGGGTTCATCATCACCGGTTCGCCGATTGAAACCTTGGAATTTGATCAAGTGCATTACATCGCCGAAGTTCGAACCTTGTTGAAAACGTTAAGTCAGCATGTCCCTAATCAGCTCTATCTTTGCTGGGGTGGGATGGTGGCATTGAATTACTTTTTTGGCATCAGCAAGCTAATCTTGCCGCATAAACTTTTTGGCGTTTATCCGCAAACCATTCTTGAGCCGCACCCACTTTTGAAGGGACTCAAAAATGACTTCAAGTCGCCGCATGCACGCTATGCCGAAATGGATGTCCGCGGTATTCATGCCGACCCGCGGCTCACGATTAACGCGACGACGACGAAGGGCAAACTCTTCATGGTGACTGAACCGACTGATACGCAAACTTTCGTCTTTTCACACATCGAATACGATCGATGGGGATTGGATTCAGAATACAAGCGTGAAGTCGCTGCTCATCCAGAGATCGACTATGTTCGCGCTAAACATTATTATCATCACAAAAATGATTACGATCATCCCAAGTTCAATTGGAAGAAAACGCAACGAACGATTTTTGACAATTGGATTCAACATGTCGCGGATCATCGCAATGACAATCATTAG
- the cysK gene encoding cysteine synthase A, which produces MVTAADNITGLIGNTPLLKLNRVVPEDAGDVYVKLEFFNPGGSVKDRIALAMIEDAEYKGVLKPGGTIVEPTSGNTGIGLALVAAAKGYHLIITMPETMSVERRALMRGYGAELILTPGADGMPGAIKKAQALSKENGYFLPMQFQNPANPDVHERTTGQEIIRSFDGGTPDAFVAGVGTGGTLTGVGRALRKINPQVQIYALEAAESPMLKEGHGGKHKIQGISAGFIPDVLDTNLYQDIIEVTSDQAIDMARHVSHEEGFLPGISAGANIFGAIEIAKKLGKGKSVVTVAPDNGERYLSTDLFKFED; this is translated from the coding sequence ATGGTGACAGCAGCAGATAATATTACCGGTTTGATTGGCAACACCCCTTTGCTTAAGCTAAATCGTGTCGTCCCAGAAGATGCAGGAGATGTTTATGTGAAGCTTGAATTCTTTAATCCCGGCGGTTCTGTCAAAGACCGAATTGCCTTGGCCATGATTGAAGATGCCGAATACAAGGGCGTTTTGAAGCCAGGCGGCACCATTGTTGAACCAACATCTGGCAACACTGGCATCGGCTTGGCCTTGGTCGCCGCGGCTAAAGGCTACCACCTGATCATCACGATGCCAGAAACGATGAGTGTTGAACGTCGTGCGTTAATGCGGGGCTATGGCGCCGAATTGATTCTGACACCAGGGGCGGATGGCATGCCGGGTGCGATTAAAAAAGCTCAGGCACTCAGCAAGGAAAATGGTTACTTCTTGCCGATGCAGTTCCAAAATCCGGCTAATCCGGATGTGCACGAGCGCACCACCGGTCAAGAAATCATCCGTTCTTTTGATGGCGGCACCCCAGACGCCTTCGTTGCTGGCGTCGGCACAGGTGGCACGTTGACCGGAGTTGGCCGGGCGTTGCGGAAAATCAACCCGCAGGTGCAAATTTATGCACTTGAAGCAGCTGAGTCACCAATGCTCAAAGAAGGGCACGGCGGCAAGCATAAGATCCAAGGTATCTCCGCTGGCTTCATCCCAGACGTTTTGGATACCAACCTATACCAAGACATTATTGAAGTCACCAGCGACCAAGCCATCGACATGGCTCGTCACGTTAGCCATGAAGAAGGCTTCCTGCCAGGTATCTCTGCCGGCGCCAATATTTTCGGTGCCATTGAAATTGCTAAGAAACTTGGCAAAGGCAAGAGCGTGGTAACAGTCGCGCCGGATAATGGTGAACGATACTTGTCAACGGACTTGTTTAAGTTCGAAGATTAA
- a CDS encoding site-specific integrase: protein MATFRKRGKYWEYRVKYTDSAGKQLVASHGGYRLKSSAQDAAEAVEDDLKRGGDPSKQDVLLLDYWDQWAEAYRINGKSINTVYRYKLFRKHLKSRFDGRKLNSIRPIEWQKFINDFAAGKDRKEKTTRKRPRERSKDIVTKMNSYVRGMVKAAINERILFSDFTFGTKTSGVRSSGKVKVLDSRDFAKVKAIAIERASYRNIGALAVYIGSMTGMRISEVLALTWPDIDTKLCVIHVTRSWDHLYGTGFKPTKTDSSVRDIEISPSVIELLNKIHQEQAASYLRTGYRDEDQMIMRDPRHNVITDSACNKALHVIQNKAGIPEDKQITFHGLRHSHVSYLISKGVDIYYISKRLGHSDVTITMKVYGHLLDSQRKQEAHKAVLFMDQL from the coding sequence ATGGCAACATTTAGGAAACGCGGCAAATATTGGGAATACCGGGTTAAGTATACGGACTCCGCCGGTAAACAGCTGGTTGCTTCACACGGCGGGTATCGGCTTAAATCATCTGCGCAAGATGCTGCGGAAGCTGTAGAAGATGACCTCAAACGTGGTGGCGATCCATCAAAACAAGACGTTCTGTTACTTGATTATTGGGATCAATGGGCTGAAGCATACCGAATCAATGGCAAGTCAATCAACACTGTATACCGTTACAAACTTTTCAGAAAGCACCTAAAGAGCCGATTTGATGGCCGAAAGCTTAATTCTATTCGACCTATCGAATGGCAGAAATTTATTAACGATTTTGCTGCTGGCAAAGATCGCAAGGAGAAAACCACACGAAAGCGGCCACGTGAGCGTTCGAAAGATATCGTTACCAAGATGAACAGCTATGTTCGTGGGATGGTAAAAGCGGCAATCAATGAACGCATTCTATTTTCTGATTTTACCTTTGGAACGAAGACATCAGGCGTGCGCTCTAGTGGGAAAGTAAAGGTGCTAGACAGCCGTGATTTCGCTAAGGTTAAAGCAATTGCTATTGAACGGGCTTCGTACCGCAATATCGGGGCGCTTGCTGTTTATATTGGCTCGATGACTGGCATGCGAATATCTGAAGTGTTGGCTTTAACTTGGCCTGACATCGATACTAAGCTCTGCGTCATTCACGTTACGCGTTCTTGGGATCATTTGTATGGAACAGGATTCAAACCAACTAAAACTGATTCGTCAGTTCGCGACATTGAGATATCGCCCAGCGTCATTGAGCTTCTTAATAAGATCCATCAGGAACAAGCAGCATCTTATCTTCGTACTGGATATCGTGACGAAGACCAGATGATTATGCGTGATCCACGTCACAACGTGATTACAGACAGCGCATGTAACAAAGCCCTGCACGTCATTCAGAACAAAGCTGGGATCCCTGAAGATAAGCAGATCACCTTTCACGGGTTGCGTCATAGCCACGTCAGCTACTTGATCAGCAAAGGCGTCGACATCTATTATATTTCAAAGCGGTTGGGTCATTCAGACGTGACTATTACGATGAAAGTCTATGGTCATTTGTTAGACTCACAGAGAAAACAAGAAGCACATAAGGCCGTGTTATTCATGGATCAGCTATGA
- a CDS encoding zinc ribbon domain-containing protein, translated as MNLLPEDQVDAGQAYDGLGNSEIIDTAFENKIWQLSKFAALNQPVSVDIDGKVYAEIRQTKYFIGKIPNDKVKTFSALYLNDKVELWVSIHGGTYKQTSTRIDGSITVKTYRDPVTLKLIAEDQQPAKTLNNNSGEEWSEVGKKMYAAKRKPYCLNCKHQLKGERFCPNCGAKIIYPGEHQNGMPINSWEKVANGADKFSQSVDKTGKFFSDFGCAMTLGCTIPIIIIIILFGLI; from the coding sequence ATGAATCTGTTACCGGAAGACCAGGTTGATGCAGGGCAAGCATATGATGGTCTCGGCAACTCCGAAATTATTGATACTGCTTTTGAAAATAAGATATGGCAACTAAGTAAGTTTGCTGCCTTAAATCAACCAGTTTCAGTCGATATTGATGGGAAAGTATATGCCGAAATTAGGCAAACTAAGTACTTCATTGGAAAGATACCGAACGACAAAGTCAAAACATTCTCAGCCTTGTATCTAAATGACAAAGTGGAACTGTGGGTATCTATACACGGGGGGACATATAAACAAACAAGTACACGAATCGATGGTTCTATTACTGTCAAAACTTATAGAGACCCAGTAACTTTAAAACTTATCGCCGAAGATCAGCAACCAGCTAAGACGCTCAACAATAATTCCGGTGAAGAATGGTCTGAAGTCGGCAAAAAAATGTACGCAGCAAAAAGAAAGCCTTATTGCCTGAATTGTAAACATCAGCTTAAAGGCGAGCGCTTTTGCCCCAACTGCGGGGCTAAAATAATTTATCCAGGTGAACATCAGAACGGTATGCCAATCAATTCATGGGAAAAAGTTGCCAATGGTGCTGATAAGTTTTCACAATCAGTTGACAAAACCGGGAAATTTTTTAGCGACTTCGGTTGTGCGATGACTTTAGGATGCACAATACCAATTATTATAATAATTATACTGTTCGGTCTTATTTAG
- a CDS encoding ImmA/IrrE family metallo-endopeptidase, with product MNDHIEDLLNQVIDYAWDHNIGCSTIPLHEDQGPLVDTEARLIILNNKWPNANELPFQAAHECAHILNGDNGKLRYTNQYTKSRTENGANQRALSIIVPMYFADIPEESANIDQFMNDLAIPQWLEDSAVQCIERFYENY from the coding sequence ATGAATGATCATATAGAGGACTTGTTGAATCAGGTGATTGACTATGCTTGGGATCACAATATAGGCTGCTCGACTATCCCCTTACACGAGGACCAAGGCCCTTTGGTTGATACAGAAGCTCGCCTAATTATTCTTAACAACAAATGGCCGAATGCAAATGAGTTGCCATTTCAAGCAGCTCATGAATGTGCACATATTCTCAACGGGGATAACGGTAAGCTTCGATACACAAATCAATACACTAAAAGCCGTACAGAGAATGGAGCCAACCAACGTGCGCTATCAATTATCGTTCCAATGTATTTCGCAGACATTCCAGAAGAATCAGCAAACATTGACCAATTCATGAATGATTTAGCGATACCGCAATGGTTAGAGGATTCTGCCGTTCAATGCATTGAACGGTTTTATGAAAACTACTGA
- a CDS encoding helix-turn-helix domain-containing protein — MSTYDRIKTLASNRGWSLQKLALKAGIGINSIYRWKKMTPSTENVQKVADVLQVSVDYLLGNTDNPNPDNEGSKPVDLSGTNIFTYQGQPVRQDDWEIIQAILERRNNSSKKRDRHE; from the coding sequence ATGAGTACTTACGACAGAATAAAAACACTAGCTTCAAATCGAGGGTGGTCACTCCAAAAATTAGCTCTGAAAGCAGGTATAGGCATTAACAGCATCTATCGATGGAAAAAGATGACCCCATCTACCGAGAATGTTCAGAAAGTTGCTGATGTTCTTCAAGTTTCTGTGGATTATTTACTTGGCAATACGGATAACCCCAATCCTGACAATGAAGGTTCTAAACCTGTTGATCTGTCAGGAACAAACATCTTTACCTATCAAGGACAGCCTGTTCGCCAAGACGATTGGGAAATCATTCAAGCTATTTTGGAACGACGCAATAATAGCAGCAAAAAGCGTGATCGTCATGAATGA
- a CDS encoding TIGR02391 family protein, with translation MSKPIDAVAVENISKILGEYTTGPKITKMFSLLGFFDYDLQRQTDNQWFKASTKWRRLDETIRHECNASHNSRPFFRAIQYIARPQDFISKPEEWGRLRYEINECLIFYGYCLDDSGRIASAKTATTFSEAQLRLKTLSARLTELNVHPLVMKFCNEQFLQGDYFHAIFEASKGVVNRIQQLSGIQKDGNSLVSTVFSDKQPILVIKGNMLATETDRDIYSGLRNLLRTVIFLYRNPKAHTPKIYDPSSVDDAVQAFVIMSAAQTMLDSVVNVRDFL, from the coding sequence ATGTCCAAACCAATTGATGCCGTAGCTGTTGAAAATATATCTAAAATCTTGGGAGAATATACGACTGGGCCCAAAATCACCAAAATGTTTTCTTTGCTTGGATTTTTCGATTATGATCTTCAAAGACAAACTGACAATCAATGGTTCAAAGCGTCTACCAAATGGCGTCGTTTAGACGAAACAATTAGGCACGAGTGTAATGCTTCACACAATAGTCGCCCCTTTTTTAGAGCCATCCAGTACATTGCTCGACCTCAAGACTTTATTTCAAAGCCAGAAGAATGGGGCCGCCTACGATATGAGATAAATGAATGCCTTATTTTTTATGGTTATTGTTTGGATGACAGTGGAAGAATCGCATCAGCAAAAACCGCGACTACGTTTTCTGAAGCCCAGCTACGCTTAAAAACTCTTAGCGCTCGACTTACAGAACTCAATGTTCACCCTCTAGTGATGAAATTCTGCAACGAACAATTTCTTCAAGGCGACTACTTTCACGCCATCTTCGAAGCAAGCAAGGGTGTCGTTAATCGAATTCAGCAACTTTCAGGCATACAAAAAGATGGCAATAGTTTGGTAAGCACCGTGTTTTCGGACAAGCAACCAATACTCGTTATTAAGGGCAACATGCTTGCAACGGAAACCGACAGAGACATATATTCCGGATTACGTAACCTTCTTAGAACCGTAATATTTCTTTATCGAAATCCCAAAGCCCACACCCCTAAGATTTACGATCCCTCCAGTGTCGATGATGCTGTCCAAGCGTTTGTTATCATGTCCGCAGCACAGACAATGCTTGATTCAGTTGTTAATGTCAGAGACTTCCTCTAG